In one window of Brenneria goodwinii DNA:
- the fdhD gene encoding formate dehydrogenase accessory sulfurtransferase FdhD — protein sequence MKGVNPQTVTLPTGTCQRTVSHQGALTQPQTDWLAEEVPVALVYNGISHVVMMSSPKDLELFALGFSLSEGIIQSPQEIYGIDVQPVCNGIEVQIELSSRRFAGLKERRRAMDGRTGCGVCGVEQLAEIGKPITPLPFTQTFSLGNLESALTQLKNVQQVGQLTGCTHAAAWITPEGTLSGGCEDVGRHVALDKLLGMRAKNPWRQGAVLVSSRASYEMVQKSAMCGVEILFAVSAATSLAVEVAERCNLTLVGFCRPGRSTIYTHPQRLYE from the coding sequence GTGAAAGGCGTTAATCCACAAACCGTCACGCTTCCTACAGGAACATGCCAACGCACGGTAAGCCATCAGGGCGCGCTAACGCAGCCGCAGACCGACTGGCTGGCCGAAGAAGTACCGGTGGCGCTGGTCTATAACGGTATTTCTCACGTGGTGATGATGTCGTCGCCGAAAGACCTGGAGCTGTTTGCTTTGGGGTTTTCGCTGTCGGAAGGCATCATCCAGTCGCCGCAGGAGATTTACGGCATCGATGTTCAACCCGTGTGCAACGGCATTGAAGTGCAAATCGAGCTTTCCAGCCGCCGCTTCGCCGGTTTAAAAGAACGGCGCCGGGCGATGGACGGCCGTACCGGATGCGGCGTCTGCGGCGTGGAACAGCTGGCCGAGATCGGCAAACCCATTACGCCCTTGCCGTTTACGCAAACCTTCTCTCTTGGCAATCTGGAATCCGCGTTGACGCAGTTGAAGAACGTGCAGCAGGTGGGCCAATTAACGGGCTGTACCCACGCCGCGGCCTGGATTACGCCGGAAGGAACGCTCAGCGGCGGCTGTGAAGATGTCGGGCGCCACGTCGCGCTGGATAAGCTGCTTGGCATGCGCGCCAAAAACCCGTGGCGCCAGGGCGCCGTGCTGGTTTCCAGCCGGGCCAGCTATGAGATGGTGCAAAAGTCCGCCATGTGCGGCGTAGAGATCCTGTTTGCGGTTTCCGCCGCAACCTCGCTGGCCGTCGAGGTCGCCGAGCGCTGCAATTTGACGTTGGTGGGATTCTGCCGGCCAGGGCGCTCCACCATCTATACTCATCCGCAAAGACTGTATGAGTGA
- a CDS encoding acyltransferase, with product MTGKIGWVDNLRAVACVMVVLIHSTTYYITAGGAPGDSHWDVANILNSASRVCVPLFFMISGYLFFGERSARKKHFLRIGLCILFYSAVTLIYIVIFTPINPLNAARQFLQKPIFYHLWFFYAIVAIYLFSPLINVKPVSGRYLAIFIVLLAVVANPNTGRVEFSGVKLLPVNLYIYGDTFYYLLYAVVGRALGMLDIPRRVALAALPVFILCVLLVAMGTRHHTLLNDNFNQTFYLYGGPLVFLAAVSLFTVFKSYLNQQALPGLALISRHSLAIYGFHALIIHYLRTHGMDMPSRPVLDIFYIFGAALLGGLLLSMALQSIDSRRLVS from the coding sequence ATGACCGGGAAGATCGGCTGGGTTGATAATTTGCGGGCCGTGGCCTGTGTGATGGTCGTTCTGATTCACAGCACAACCTATTACATCACCGCCGGCGGCGCGCCGGGCGATAGTCACTGGGATGTGGCGAATATCCTTAACTCGGCCTCCCGTGTTTGTGTGCCGCTGTTCTTTATGATTTCGGGTTATTTGTTCTTTGGCGAACGCAGCGCGCGGAAGAAGCATTTCCTGCGTATTGGCTTATGTATTCTGTTTTACAGCGCCGTTACGCTGATTTATATCGTGATATTTACGCCAATCAACCCGCTGAACGCCGCCAGACAATTCCTGCAAAAGCCGATTTTTTACCACCTGTGGTTTTTCTATGCGATCGTGGCGATCTACCTGTTTTCCCCCTTAATTAACGTTAAGCCGGTGTCGGGCAGGTATCTGGCGATTTTCATCGTGCTGCTGGCGGTGGTTGCCAACCCCAATACGGGCCGGGTTGAGTTTTCCGGCGTCAAACTGCTGCCGGTGAATCTCTATATCTACGGCGATACGTTTTACTATCTGCTGTATGCGGTCGTCGGGCGGGCGTTAGGAATGCTGGATATTCCCCGGCGTGTCGCGCTGGCGGCCTTGCCGGTATTTATTTTGTGCGTGCTGCTGGTGGCGATGGGCACCCGGCATCACACGCTGTTGAACGACAACTTCAATCAGACGTTTTATCTCTATGGCGGCCCGCTGGTTTTTCTGGCGGCGGTCAGCCTGTTTACGGTATTTAAAAGCTATCTGAATCAGCAGGCGCTGCCCGGACTTGCCCTGATATCGCGCCATTCGCTGGCGATTTACGGTTTCCATGCGTTGATTATTCATTACCTGCGTACCCATGGCATGGATATGCCGTCGCGGCCCGTGCTGGATATTTTCTACATTTTCGGCGCCGCGCTACTGGGCGGTCTGCTGTTGTCGATGGCGTTGCAGAGCATCGATAGCCGGCGTCTGGTGAGTTAA
- a CDS encoding methyl-accepting chemotaxis protein gives MAIKFEDINVGKKLGLGFFLVLMMTVIIAGAGVMHIDELKESIDKVNVSNNINDEINQAKYYRARYSTAYDPEDIKQNNISIDKISTYISHAKDLNWPESINAKFPQIENLIAEYQQKQQSYIDAVHKKDDVRESWNISETEEPLKKLGEQFITDYSPMTLQLLLADLNQKLMAVRYHVRGLLLSRDEESQAKLAAAIKEAQTSLNALHQNPYLSTEQQAILTPVLDTVNVYEGRAMAYIPAYQEEMAQAQQIQDIAEQLNAIITSMLNEQLQLTQADIRTSEIQLAVTALITLIFGLLISWFISRQITTPLSKTLVMAERIATGDLTMTVNTTRRDELGQLIRAMSKMNANLHNMIDEIRVGVSQIFNASREIVAGNTDLSSRTEQQAAAVEQTAASMEQLTATVKQNADNAHHANTLVISASQTAKQGGEQVNNVVKTMNDIEHSSRRIAEITSVINGIAFQTNILALNAAVEAARAGEQGRGFAVVASEVRNLAQRSSQAAKEIASLIAESVEQVSHGATLVGNAGKTMNDIVTSVTQVHSIMGEIATASDEQSRGITQINQAIVEMDSTTQQNAALVQQSSAAADSLEEQAALLKQAVSVFHLANSQDDDTPAGIALSHSSPQLGYKR, from the coding sequence ATGGCGATAAAATTTGAAGATATCAACGTCGGTAAAAAATTAGGCTTAGGTTTCTTCCTGGTCCTAATGATGACGGTCATTATCGCTGGCGCTGGCGTCATGCATATTGATGAATTAAAAGAAAGCATTGATAAGGTGAATGTAAGCAACAATATCAATGATGAAATTAATCAGGCCAAATATTACCGGGCACGCTATAGCACAGCCTATGACCCCGAAGATATAAAACAGAATAATATCAGCATCGATAAAATTAGTACCTATATCTCTCACGCTAAAGACTTGAATTGGCCTGAAAGCATCAACGCCAAATTCCCGCAGATAGAAAATCTGATTGCCGAATATCAACAAAAACAGCAAAGTTACATTGATGCCGTTCACAAAAAAGATGACGTCAGGGAAAGCTGGAATATTTCCGAGACGGAAGAACCGTTAAAAAAACTGGGCGAACAATTCATTACAGACTACAGCCCGATGACGCTGCAATTACTGCTTGCCGATCTTAATCAAAAACTGATGGCCGTACGCTATCATGTCCGCGGCTTGTTGCTGTCGCGCGATGAGGAATCACAGGCAAAACTCGCGGCGGCCATTAAGGAAGCGCAGACCTCGCTCAATGCGTTGCACCAGAATCCGTATCTGTCCACGGAGCAACAGGCGATACTTACGCCGGTTCTTGATACCGTGAACGTGTATGAAGGGCGAGCCATGGCGTATATTCCCGCTTATCAGGAAGAGATGGCTCAGGCGCAGCAGATACAGGACATCGCCGAACAGCTCAATGCGATCATCACGTCCATGCTTAACGAGCAGCTACAACTCACGCAGGCGGATATCCGCACTTCCGAGATACAGTTGGCCGTCACCGCGCTGATTACGTTAATCTTTGGATTACTGATTTCCTGGTTTATCTCACGTCAGATTACCACGCCGCTAAGTAAAACGCTGGTTATGGCCGAGCGCATCGCTACCGGCGATCTCACCATGACCGTCAACACCACCCGTCGTGATGAACTGGGCCAGCTCATCAGAGCCATGTCAAAGATGAACGCCAACCTGCATAACATGATCGATGAGATCCGCGTCGGCGTTAGCCAGATCTTTAACGCCTCAAGGGAGATCGTCGCCGGCAACACCGATTTGTCCTCTCGTACGGAACAGCAGGCCGCCGCCGTTGAGCAAACCGCCGCCAGCATGGAACAGCTGACCGCAACGGTAAAACAGAATGCGGACAACGCGCACCACGCCAATACGCTGGTCATCAGCGCATCGCAAACGGCGAAGCAGGGCGGCGAGCAGGTAAACAACGTGGTGAAAACCATGAATGATATTGAACACAGCTCCAGGCGCATTGCGGAGATCACCTCCGTTATCAACGGCATCGCTTTTCAGACCAATATTCTGGCCCTGAACGCCGCCGTTGAAGCCGCCCGCGCGGGTGAACAAGGACGGGGATTCGCCGTGGTTGCCAGCGAGGTGCGCAACCTGGCGCAACGGAGTTCACAGGCGGCAAAAGAAATTGCGAGCCTGATCGCCGAGTCCGTCGAGCAGGTGAGCCACGGGGCAACGCTGGTCGGCAATGCGGGTAAAACGATGAATGATATCGTTACCTCGGTGACCCAGGTACATAGCATTATGGGCGAGATCGCCACGGCGTCAGATGAACAGAGCCGGGGAATTACCCAGATTAATCAGGCGATCGTGGAAATGGACAGCACCACCCAGCAGAACGCCGCGCTGGTCCAGCAATCCTCCGCAGCGGCGGATTCACTGGAAGAGCAGGCCGCGTTGCTCAAACAGGCGGTTTCGGTATTCCATCTTGCAAATTCACAGGACGACGACACGCCGGCCGGCATCGCGCTTTCCCATTCGTCGCCACAGCTGGGCTACAAACGGTAA
- the xylB gene encoding xylulokinase: MYIGIDLGTSGVKTILLNEAGQVVASHSAALTVSRPHPLWSEQSPEAWWQATESTLQALAEQHDLRAVKALGLTGQMHGATLLDARHRVLRPAILWNDGRSAAQCQSLEQQVPASRRITGNLMMPGFTAPKLKWVQEHEADIFRRIDKVLLPKDYLRWRLTGEFASDMSDAAGTLWLDVAKRDWSEQLLAACSLTRRHMPALYEGNQITGYLLPAIAERWGMNAIPVIAGGGDNAAGAIGVGLYQAGQAMLSLGTSGVYFAVSDGFLCNPQHAVHSFCHALPDTWHLMSVMLSAASCLDWVARLTHAASVSALLQEVVQTPTDETTSPLWFLPYLSGERTPHNNPHAKGAFWGLTHQHGRPELARAVLEGVGFALADGMDALHMTGLKPSGITLIGGGARSAYWRQMLADISGQALEYRTGGDVGPALGAARLAQIAMYPATPLADLLPQLPLEQIHQPDEQRHAYYAQQRSTFQALYQQLLPLM, translated from the coding sequence ATGTACATCGGCATTGATCTTGGCACTTCCGGCGTCAAAACCATCTTACTGAATGAAGCGGGACAGGTTGTCGCCAGCCATAGCGCGGCATTAACCGTTTCCCGCCCCCATCCGTTATGGTCGGAACAATCGCCCGAAGCATGGTGGCAGGCAACCGAGAGTACGCTGCAGGCGCTGGCGGAGCAGCACGATCTGCGCGCCGTTAAAGCGCTGGGGCTGACCGGACAGATGCATGGCGCCACGCTGCTGGATGCGCGACACCGGGTGCTGCGTCCGGCCATTCTGTGGAATGACGGGCGCAGCGCGGCGCAGTGTCAATCCCTGGAACAACAGGTGCCGGCCTCGCGACGGATTACCGGCAACCTGATGATGCCGGGCTTCACCGCCCCGAAGCTGAAATGGGTACAGGAACACGAAGCCGATATCTTTCGCCGGATCGATAAGGTATTACTGCCGAAGGACTATCTGCGATGGCGGCTGACCGGCGAGTTCGCCAGCGATATGTCCGATGCGGCAGGAACGCTGTGGCTGGACGTGGCGAAACGAGACTGGAGCGAACAACTGCTGGCCGCCTGCTCCCTGACGCGGCGACACATGCCGGCGTTATATGAAGGCAATCAGATTACCGGCTATTTGTTGCCGGCGATCGCGGAACGATGGGGCATGAATGCCATTCCGGTGATTGCCGGCGGCGGGGATAACGCAGCCGGCGCGATCGGCGTCGGCCTTTATCAGGCGGGGCAGGCGATGCTGTCGCTCGGCACCTCCGGCGTTTACTTCGCCGTCAGCGATGGTTTTCTCTGTAATCCTCAGCACGCCGTGCACAGCTTTTGCCATGCGCTGCCCGACACCTGGCATTTGATGTCGGTGATGCTGAGCGCCGCCTCCTGCCTCGATTGGGTCGCCCGTTTGACTCACGCCGCAAGCGTGTCCGCGCTGTTGCAGGAAGTCGTCCAGACGCCGACGGATGAAACGACGTCGCCGTTGTGGTTTTTGCCTTATCTCTCCGGCGAGCGCACGCCGCATAATAATCCGCACGCCAAAGGCGCTTTCTGGGGGCTGACGCATCAGCATGGCCGTCCCGAACTGGCGCGCGCCGTACTGGAAGGCGTCGGCTTCGCCCTTGCGGATGGCATGGATGCCCTGCATATGACGGGGTTAAAACCCAGCGGCATCACGCTGATCGGCGGCGGCGCGCGCAGCGCCTACTGGCGTCAAATGCTGGCCGATATCAGCGGACAGGCGCTGGAATACCGTACCGGCGGCGATGTGGGGCCGGCATTGGGCGCGGCGCGGCTGGCGCAAATCGCTATGTACCCCGCTACGCCATTGGCCGATCTATTGCCCCAGTTGCCGCTGGAACAGATCCATCAGCCGGACGAGCAGCGCCACGCGTACTACGCGCAGCAGCGCAGCACCTTCCAAGCGCTGTATCAACAACTTCTGCCGTTAATGTAA
- a CDS encoding aldehyde dehydrogenase family protein, whose translation MAYDISESRATTGEYDALNLKKRYDNFIGGAWVPPAGGQYFVNLTPVSGQPLCEVASSTTRDVDHALDAAHKAKAEWGAMSVQQRALLLNRIADRMEQNLQRLAMVETWDNGKPIRETSGADVPLAIDHFRYFAACIRSQEGAISEIDSDTVAYHFHEPLGVVGQIIPWNFPLLMACWKMAPALAAGNCIVLKPAKLTPMSVLVLMELIQDILPPGVINVVNGSGSEIGEYLATSKRIAKVAFTGSTEVGQQIMGYAAQNVTPVTLELGGKSPNIFFADVMDKEDSFFDKVLEGFTLFAFNQGEVCTCPSRALVQESIYDRFMERAIKRVESIRIGNPLDSKTMMGAQVSAGQLDTILNYIDIGKKEGARVLTGGHRKEMSGELAKGYYLEPTILFGNNSMRVFQEEIFGPVLAVTTFKTMDDALEIANDTEYGLGAGVWSRNGSVAYRMGRGIQAGRVWTNCYHAYPAHAAFGGYKQSGIGRENHKMMLEHYQQTKCLLVSYSEKPMGLF comes from the coding sequence ATGGCCTATGACATCTCTGAAAGCCGGGCGACGACCGGTGAGTATGACGCGCTTAATCTGAAAAAACGTTATGACAACTTTATCGGCGGAGCGTGGGTTCCACCGGCAGGAGGACAGTATTTTGTTAATCTGACGCCGGTGAGCGGCCAGCCTCTGTGCGAAGTTGCCAGTTCCACCACGCGGGATGTCGATCACGCGCTGGATGCGGCCCACAAGGCGAAAGCCGAATGGGGCGCCATGTCCGTGCAGCAGCGCGCTCTGCTGCTGAACCGCATTGCCGACAGAATGGAGCAGAACCTTCAACGGCTGGCCATGGTGGAAACCTGGGATAACGGTAAGCCCATTCGGGAAACCAGCGGCGCGGATGTTCCGCTGGCGATCGATCACTTCCGTTATTTCGCCGCCTGTATCCGTTCTCAGGAGGGGGCCATCAGCGAAATCGACAGCGATACCGTCGCCTATCATTTCCACGAGCCGCTTGGCGTGGTCGGCCAGATTATTCCCTGGAACTTCCCGCTATTGATGGCCTGCTGGAAGATGGCGCCCGCGCTGGCGGCGGGGAATTGTATCGTGCTTAAACCCGCCAAGCTGACGCCGATGTCGGTACTGGTCTTGATGGAGTTGATTCAGGATATTTTGCCGCCGGGCGTGATTAACGTGGTGAACGGGTCGGGCAGCGAGATTGGCGAATACCTGGCGACCTCGAAGCGCATCGCCAAAGTGGCGTTTACCGGTTCGACGGAAGTGGGTCAGCAGATCATGGGCTATGCGGCGCAGAACGTGACGCCGGTGACGCTGGAGCTGGGGGGCAAATCGCCGAATATCTTCTTTGCGGACGTGATGGATAAAGAAGACAGCTTCTTCGATAAGGTGTTGGAAGGGTTCACGCTGTTCGCCTTTAATCAGGGGGAGGTGTGTACCTGTCCGAGCCGAGCGCTGGTTCAGGAGTCGATCTACGATCGCTTTATGGAACGGGCCATCAAACGCGTTGAGTCTATTCGCATTGGTAACCCGCTGGACAGCAAAACCATGATGGGCGCCCAGGTATCCGCCGGACAGCTGGACACCATTCTCAATTACATCGACATCGGTAAGAAAGAGGGCGCTCGGGTACTGACCGGGGGCCATCGCAAAGAGATGTCGGGCGAACTGGCGAAAGGATATTATCTGGAGCCTACCATTCTGTTCGGTAACAACAGCATGCGCGTCTTTCAGGAAGAGATCTTCGGGCCGGTATTGGCGGTAACGACGTTTAAAACCATGGATGATGCGCTGGAAATCGCCAACGACACCGAATACGGCCTTGGCGCGGGCGTGTGGAGCCGCAACGGCAGCGTCGCCTACCGGATGGGGCGCGGCATTCAGGCCGGACGCGTCTGGACCAACTGTTACCACGCTTATCCGGCGCATGCCGCGTTCGGCGGCTACAAACAGTCGGGGATTGGGCGTGAGAACCACAAGATGATGCTGGAGCATTATCAGCAGACCAAATGCCTGTTGGTGAGCTACTCGGAAAAACCAATGGGGTTGTTTTAA
- the xylA gene encoding xylose isomerase: protein MQPYFEQIEKVRYEGSGSDNPFAFRHYNPEQEILGKRMADHLRFAVAYWHTLCWNGSDMFGVGAFERPWQKTGDALALAKCKADIAFEFFQKLDVPYYCFHDVDIAPEGHSLKEYLNNFAVITDVLAEKQQSSGVKLLWGTANCFTHPRYGAGAATNPDPEIFAWAATQVFTAMNATHKLGGGNYVLWGGREGYETLLNTDLRQEREQIGRFMQMVVEHKHKIGFQGTLLIEPKPQEPTKHQYDYDVATVYGFLKQFGLEKEIRVNVEANHATLAGHSFHHEIATAIALGIFGSVDANRGDPQLGWDTDQFPNSVEENTLIMYEILKAGGFTAGGLNFDAKVRRQSTDRYDLFHAHIGAMDTMALSLKAAARMIEDDALNQLVAKRYAGWNGELGQQILQGKASLASLASYAEKQQLAPQHQSGHQELLENRVNRYIFG, encoded by the coding sequence ATGCAACCCTATTTTGAACAGATCGAAAAAGTACGCTATGAAGGCAGCGGGAGCGACAACCCTTTCGCTTTTCGTCACTACAATCCTGAGCAGGAAATCCTGGGAAAACGCATGGCCGACCATTTACGCTTTGCGGTCGCCTACTGGCATACGTTGTGCTGGAACGGCTCGGATATGTTTGGCGTCGGCGCCTTTGAACGCCCATGGCAAAAAACAGGAGACGCGCTGGCGCTGGCCAAATGCAAGGCCGATATCGCCTTCGAATTTTTTCAAAAGCTGGATGTGCCTTATTATTGTTTTCACGATGTGGACATCGCGCCCGAAGGGCATTCCCTTAAGGAATACCTGAATAACTTCGCCGTCATCACCGATGTTCTGGCGGAAAAACAGCAAAGCAGCGGCGTTAAGCTGCTGTGGGGCACCGCAAACTGTTTCACCCACCCGCGCTATGGCGCAGGCGCGGCCACCAACCCGGATCCTGAAATCTTTGCCTGGGCGGCGACGCAGGTCTTCACCGCCATGAACGCCACCCATAAGCTGGGTGGGGGAAACTATGTGCTGTGGGGCGGGCGTGAAGGCTATGAAACCCTGCTCAATACCGATCTTCGGCAGGAACGTGAACAGATTGGCCGCTTTATGCAAATGGTGGTCGAACATAAACATAAAATCGGTTTTCAGGGTACGTTGCTGATCGAACCCAAACCGCAAGAGCCGACCAAACACCAATACGATTATGATGTGGCCACCGTCTATGGTTTCCTGAAACAATTCGGGCTGGAAAAAGAGATCAGGGTTAATGTGGAAGCCAACCACGCCACGCTGGCGGGCCATTCGTTCCACCATGAAATCGCCACGGCAATCGCGTTAGGCATTTTTGGCTCCGTTGACGCCAATCGCGGCGACCCGCAACTGGGCTGGGATACCGACCAATTTCCCAATAGCGTGGAAGAGAATACGCTGATCATGTATGAAATTCTTAAAGCGGGCGGCTTCACCGCCGGCGGGCTGAATTTTGATGCCAAGGTTCGCCGCCAAAGCACCGATCGCTATGATCTATTCCATGCCCATATCGGCGCCATGGATACCATGGCGCTGTCGCTCAAGGCCGCCGCCCGCATGATCGAGGACGATGCGCTGAACCAACTGGTCGCCAAGCGTTATGCCGGCTGGAATGGCGAACTGGGACAACAAATCCTGCAAGGCAAAGCCTCCCTGGCATCGCTGGCAAGCTATGCGGAAAAACAGCAGTTGGCGCCGCAGCACCAGAGCGGTCATCAGGAACTGCTGGAAAACCGGGTTAACCGTTACATCTTCGGCTAA
- the sodA gene encoding superoxide dismutase [Mn] translates to MSYSLPSLPYAYDALEPHFDKQTMEIHHSKHHQTYVNNANAALESLPEFAKLPVEELITQLDKVPAEKKTALRNNAGGHANHSLFWKGLKLGTTLTGDLKAAIERDFDSVDAFKEKFEQAAATRFGSGWAWLVLKNDGKLAVVSTANQDSPLMGEAISGVSGYPIVALDVWEHAYYLKYQNRRPDYIKAFWNVVNWDEAAKRFAEAKK, encoded by the coding sequence ATGAGTTATTCACTACCATCCCTGCCTTATGCTTATGACGCGCTGGAGCCACATTTCGACAAACAAACGATGGAAATCCATCACTCCAAGCACCACCAGACTTACGTCAACAATGCTAATGCAGCGCTGGAATCCCTGCCTGAGTTCGCCAAACTGCCTGTTGAAGAACTGATCACGCAGTTGGACAAAGTACCGGCAGAGAAAAAAACCGCGTTACGCAACAACGCCGGCGGTCACGCCAACCACAGCCTGTTCTGGAAAGGTCTGAAACTGGGCACGACGTTGACTGGCGATCTGAAAGCCGCGATTGAACGCGATTTCGACAGCGTCGACGCTTTTAAAGAAAAATTTGAACAGGCTGCCGCCACTCGATTTGGCTCCGGCTGGGCCTGGCTGGTTCTGAAAAACGACGGCAAACTGGCGGTTGTTTCCACCGCCAACCAGGATAGCCCGCTGATGGGCGAAGCCATTTCCGGCGTATCCGGCTACCCAATCGTAGCGCTGGACGTGTGGGAACACGCTTACTACCTGAAATATCAGAACCGCCGCCCTGACTACATCAAAGCGTTCTGGAACGTCGTCAACTGGGACGAAGCAGCCAAACGTTTCGCCGAAGCGAAAAAATAA
- the xylF gene encoding D-xylose ABC transporter substrate-binding protein: MKVKHFLLSVCAVLALVSQPGFAKEVKIGMAIDDLRLERWQKDRDIFVEKAKEQGASVFVQSANGNEETQISQIENMINRGVDVLVIIPYNGQVLSNVIAEAKREGIKVLAYDRMINDADVDFYISFDNEKVGELQAQYLVDKVPEGNYFLMGGSPVDNNAKLFRQGQMKILKPFVDEGKIKIVGDQWVDAWLAENALKIMENALTANNNNINAVVASNDATAGGAIQALAAQGLSGKVAISGQDADLAAIKRIVAGTQTMTVYKPISKLARDAADIAVALGSGKTPPSNATLNNGMKDIPAFLLAPIPVDKANIDSTVIADGFHKQADVY; the protein is encoded by the coding sequence ATGAAAGTTAAACACTTTTTACTGTCAGTCTGTGCCGTACTCGCTTTAGTCAGCCAACCCGGGTTCGCCAAGGAGGTAAAAATAGGGATGGCCATTGATGATTTACGCCTTGAACGTTGGCAAAAAGATCGGGATATCTTTGTCGAAAAGGCCAAAGAACAAGGCGCGAGCGTTTTTGTACAATCGGCGAACGGCAATGAGGAAACGCAGATTTCGCAAATAGAAAATATGATTAATCGCGGCGTCGATGTGTTAGTCATCATTCCCTATAACGGTCAGGTGCTCAGTAATGTCATAGCGGAAGCAAAACGCGAGGGAATAAAAGTATTGGCTTACGACCGTATGATAAACGATGCGGATGTGGATTTTTATATTTCGTTTGATAATGAAAAGGTTGGTGAGTTACAGGCGCAATATCTGGTCGATAAGGTGCCGGAAGGGAATTATTTTCTCATGGGGGGATCGCCGGTAGATAATAATGCAAAGCTGTTTCGTCAGGGACAAATGAAAATATTAAAGCCGTTTGTTGATGAGGGGAAAATTAAAATAGTTGGCGATCAGTGGGTTGACGCTTGGCTGGCGGAAAATGCGCTGAAGATTATGGAAAATGCGTTAACGGCGAATAACAACAATATTAATGCGGTGGTGGCTTCCAATGATGCGACGGCGGGGGGCGCGATTCAGGCTCTGGCGGCGCAGGGATTATCCGGCAAGGTGGCCATTTCCGGGCAGGATGCGGATCTGGCGGCGATAAAACGCATTGTCGCCGGCACGCAAACCATGACGGTTTATAAACCCATCAGCAAACTGGCCAGAGACGCCGCCGATATTGCGGTTGCGCTGGGCTCAGGCAAAACGCCGCCGTCGAATGCCACGTTAAACAACGGTATGAAGGATATTCCGGCATTTCTGCTGGCTCCGATCCCCGTTGATAAAGCCAATATTGATTCCACGGTGATTGCCGACGGTTTTCACAAACAGGCGGACGTGTACTAA